A window from gamma proteobacterium SS-5 encodes these proteins:
- the pseI gene encoding pseudaminic acid synthase, whose protein sequence is MTRPIQLLGKSCGPGHAPLLVAELSGNHNGRLETALKLIEAAAKAGADAIKIQSYTPDSITLDHDGPGFHLEQGLWQGRSLYELYQQAHTPWDWHPRLFQHAHQLGVPLFSSPFDASAVEMLQRLGCPAYKIASFELVDLGLIAQVAATGKPVILSTGMASLGEIEEAIAAFNGVAGHGDLLLLHCTSGYPTPVDEAHLNSIPVLRQCFDLPVGLSDHSQSSAVATAAVALGACLIEKHFMLSRQAGGVDAEFSLEPDEFRQLAQGCREAWRALGRASFQPTPAETSHIANRRSLYAVQDIPAGAPLTADNVRSIRPGFGLHPRELSQILGKRARQAIARGTALRWDLLD, encoded by the coding sequence ATGACCCGGCCCATCCAACTCTTGGGCAAGAGCTGTGGGCCGGGGCATGCGCCGCTGCTGGTGGCGGAGCTGTCCGGTAACCACAATGGCCGCCTGGAAACGGCGCTCAAGCTGATCGAGGCGGCGGCCAAGGCCGGGGCCGATGCCATCAAGATCCAGAGCTACACCCCGGACAGCATCACCCTGGATCACGACGGCCCCGGCTTTCATCTGGAGCAAGGCCTGTGGCAGGGACGCAGCCTGTATGAGTTGTATCAGCAGGCGCACACGCCCTGGGACTGGCACCCGCGCCTGTTCCAGCACGCCCATCAGCTCGGGGTGCCTCTGTTCAGCTCGCCGTTTGATGCCAGCGCGGTGGAGATGCTGCAGCGGCTGGGCTGCCCAGCCTACAAGATCGCCTCCTTCGAGCTGGTGGACCTAGGCCTGATCGCCCAGGTCGCCGCCACCGGCAAGCCGGTGATCCTCTCCACCGGCATGGCCAGCCTGGGCGAGATCGAGGAGGCCATAGCCGCCTTCAATGGCGTTGCTGGTCATGGCGATCTGCTGCTGCTGCACTGCACCAGCGGCTACCCGACGCCGGTGGATGAGGCCCATCTCAACAGCATCCCGGTGTTGCGCCAGTGTTTTGATCTGCCGGTAGGTCTATCGGATCATAGCCAATCATCGGCGGTGGCCACGGCGGCGGTGGCCCTGGGGGCCTGTTTGATCGAAAAGCATTTCATGCTCTCGCGCCAGGCCGGTGGCGTGGATGCGGAGTTCTCCCTGGAGCCGGATGAATTTCGCCAGCTGGCGCAAGGCTGCCGCGAGGCCTGGCGCGCCCTGGGCCGCGCCAGCTTTCAACCCACCCCGGCAGAGACCAGCCACATCGCCAATCGCCGCTCCCTGTATGCGGTGCAGGACATCCCGGCAGGGGCGCCCCTGACCGCGGACAACGTACGCTCCATCCGCCCCGGCTTCGGCCTGCACCCCCGCGAGCTTAGCCAGATACTGGGCAAACGGGCGCGCCAGGCCATCGCCAGGGGCACCGCCCTGCGCTGGGATTTGCTGGATTAG
- a CDS encoding exo-alpha-sialidase → MVKILEQRVLYRQPRFHAAFPSILRFGDDRLLLAFRRARDGLWLIPEDRREGLDPLARMDHIDSRSHIALLELEPDGTPSSTEPELLPMDPEAADQDPSLLLLPDGQVFLSSFSWYPLPSDAAQHLAGRRPPGDEYSGCRFLFWGSHANLRGRQPHSWVYHHGFIPPDGGYGRSISPDGSKQLIGANRGSALWHGGEILLAVYGNTEEGAALFASADLGRHWQLRGIIAQDATAKLSYQEPALCRDEQGDLIAFLRTGGGGGRLASCRSSDGRHWSEPVLHQLIGHPFHPLPLADGRLLLTYGYRSQPFGIRARLLDRPSANPDDFPEIILRADGTCPDLGYPWAVQLADGRVLVCYYLTDSSGIRHIAGSWLELD, encoded by the coding sequence ATGGTTAAGATACTAGAACAGCGGGTTCTCTACCGCCAGCCGCGCTTTCACGCCGCCTTTCCCAGCATCCTGCGTTTTGGCGATGACCGGCTGCTGCTGGCCTTTCGCCGTGCCCGCGATGGGCTTTGGCTGATCCCCGAGGACCGCCGCGAGGGCCTAGACCCCCTGGCGCGCATGGACCACATCGACAGCCGCTCGCACATCGCCCTGCTGGAGCTGGAGCCGGACGGCACGCCGAGCTCGACGGAGCCTGAGCTGCTGCCCATGGACCCGGAGGCGGCGGATCAAGACCCCTCGCTGTTGCTGCTGCCCGATGGGCAGGTGTTTCTATCCTCGTTTAGCTGGTATCCGCTGCCCTCCGATGCCGCCCAGCACCTGGCGGGACGGCGGCCACCGGGGGATGAGTATTCCGGCTGCCGCTTTCTGTTCTGGGGCAGTCACGCCAACCTGCGCGGCCGTCAGCCCCATAGCTGGGTCTATCACCATGGCTTTATCCCGCCCGATGGCGGCTATGGCCGCAGCATCTCGCCCGACGGCAGCAAGCAGCTCATCGGCGCCAATCGCGGCAGCGCCCTGTGGCATGGGGGCGAGATCCTGCTGGCGGTCTATGGCAACACAGAAGAAGGCGCGGCCCTGTTCGCCAGCGCCGATCTGGGCCGCCACTGGCAGCTGCGCGGCATCATCGCCCAGGACGCGACGGCCAAGCTGAGCTATCAGGAGCCTGCCCTGTGTCGGGATGAACAGGGCGACCTGATCGCCTTTTTGCGCACTGGCGGCGGTGGTGGTCGTCTGGCCAGCTGCCGCAGCAGCGATGGCCGCCACTGGTCCGAACCGGTGCTGCACCAGCTGATCGGCCACCCGTTTCACCCCCTGCCCCTGGCCGATGGCCGTTTATTATTGACCTATGGCTACCGCAGCCAGCCCTTCGGCATCCGCGCCCGCCTGCTGGATCGGCCCAGCGCCAACCCGGACGACTTCCCCGAGATCATCCTGCGCGCCGACGGCACCTGCCCGGACCTGGGCTACCCCTGGGCGGTACAGCTGGCCGATGGCCGGGTGCTGGTGTGCTATTACCTGACCGATAGCAGCGGCATCCGCCACATCGCCGGCAGCTGGCTGGAGCTGGACTGA
- a CDS encoding sigma 54-interacting transcriptional regulator translates to MNPRTQDLADLHAQTAPAALLDRQYRILASNERYQEAFHRQQDGAGLHCYQSSHGFDRPCDEAGECCPLKMSAESGVAEQMLHIHQLAQGKEFVLVEITPLFDERGRLLYFRELQQRTLIASAEPRAQGLVGVSPPFIQMLDDVHKVARSAVPVLLLGESGTGKELIARALHDASDRAARPFVAVECSGLTETLFESELFGHRKGSFTGALADKPGLIEAVQGGTLFLDEIGDVPLGLQVKLLRLLESHSYRKVGETQTRQADFRLVCATHRDLDRMMAEGAFRTDLYYRISTFPIRLPPLRERPQDIRLLAQSVLLRSHPERRLELSDPAAALLEAYAFPGNIRELVNLLERARILCSGHSLLPVHFPALCASNGDGPSSDNPGLPCAASGPAASGQASTEARLDTALEASSDRVLSLKEVERLYLQRLLLSYPKGRAELALELGISLRTLNRKIAGL, encoded by the coding sequence ATGAACCCGCGCACGCAAGACCTTGCCGATCTGCATGCCCAGACCGCACCGGCGGCCCTGCTGGATCGCCAGTACCGCATTCTGGCCAGCAACGAACGCTATCAGGAGGCCTTTCATCGGCAGCAGGACGGTGCCGGGCTGCATTGCTACCAAAGCTCCCACGGCTTTGACCGGCCCTGCGATGAGGCCGGCGAGTGCTGTCCGCTGAAGATGTCCGCCGAATCCGGCGTGGCCGAGCAGATGCTGCATATCCACCAGCTGGCCCAGGGCAAGGAGTTTGTCTTGGTGGAGATCACCCCGCTGTTCGATGAGCGCGGTCGCCTGCTGTATTTCCGCGAACTGCAGCAGCGCACCCTGATCGCCAGCGCCGAGCCCCGCGCCCAGGGTCTGGTGGGTGTCAGCCCGCCCTTCATCCAGATGCTGGATGACGTGCACAAGGTGGCGCGCAGCGCGGTGCCGGTGTTGCTGTTGGGGGAGTCGGGCACCGGTAAGGAACTCATTGCCCGCGCCCTGCACGATGCCAGCGACCGCGCCGCCAGGCCCTTTGTCGCCGTGGAGTGCAGCGGCCTGACGGAGACCCTGTTCGAGAGCGAGCTGTTCGGCCACCGCAAGGGCTCGTTCACCGGTGCCCTGGCGGACAAGCCCGGCCTGATCGAGGCGGTGCAGGGCGGTACCCTGTTTCTGGATGAAATCGGCGATGTGCCCCTGGGCCTGCAGGTGAAACTGCTGCGCCTGCTGGAATCCCACAGCTACCGCAAGGTGGGCGAGACCCAGACCCGCCAGGCGGATTTTCGCCTGGTCTGCGCCACCCATCGCGATCTGGACCGGATGATGGCCGAGGGGGCTTTCAGAACCGACCTGTATTACCGCATCAGCACCTTCCCCATCCGCCTGCCGCCCCTGCGTGAGCGGCCGCAGGACATCCGCCTGCTGGCCCAGTCGGTTCTGCTGCGCAGCCACCCAGAGCGTCGGCTTGAGTTGTCGGACCCGGCCGCCGCCCTGCTGGAGGCCTATGCCTTCCCCGGTAACATCCGCGAGCTGGTCAACCTGCTGGAGCGGGCGCGCATCCTGTGCAGCGGCCACAGCCTGCTGCCGGTGCATTTCCCGGCGCTGTGTGCCAGCAACGGCGATGGCCCGAGTAGCGATAACCCAGGATTGCCCTGCGCCGCATCCGGGCCAGCTGCATCCGGGCAGGCCTCGACCGAAGCCCGGCTGGATACAGCGCTGGAGGCCAGTAGCGATAGGGTTTTGAGTCTGAAGGAGGTCGAGCGTCTGTATCTACAGCGATTGCTGCTCAGCTACCCCAAAGGCCGCGCAGAGCTGGCGCTGGAGCTGGGTATCAGCCTGCGCACCCTCAACCGCAAGATCGCCGGGCTCTGA
- a CDS encoding cation diffusion facilitator family transporter, with amino-acid sequence MDSSSQNPKPMTPERKAFLRKWVVLFSALESLVETGIKLGAALLTGSVGLMADVIHSAVDVVGSLLVWVGVRIAPNKYRSFPYGFYKIENLLALAIGLAILFGAFEIFKIFLAGKSPLPSNVPIGVAAVLLGMALDFFWGRFEARVGREINSPGIEASGTHTLSDVFSSLVVLVGLLGSLFGYNLDRWAALIVSLMITRMGLIIIWDNVRVLLDIAVEPERLASYRKIIERQPGVLDVHAVRGRNSGSFRFVDAEVVVSAFEIDAAEAIAQQIEQALKEEDSAIDSAFIHYRHELPRQIKLYVPTDASGTIISDCFGKASHFSRILYDRQTQQVLQREVQQNPFNDEEEHRGIRLASHLIDQGADSVCCREDLENKGPGLMLHRFGIDLRRTEEPQLDRVLEDYLESTKSMFQPRR; translated from the coding sequence ATGGACAGCTCAAGCCAAAACCCCAAGCCCATGACCCCCGAGCGTAAGGCCTTCCTGCGCAAGTGGGTGGTGCTCTTCTCCGCCCTGGAGTCCCTGGTCGAGACCGGCATCAAGCTGGGCGCGGCCCTGCTCACCGGCAGCGTCGGCCTGATGGCGGACGTCATCCACTCGGCAGTGGATGTGGTCGGCTCCCTGCTGGTCTGGGTTGGGGTGCGGATAGCGCCAAACAAATACCGCAGCTTTCCCTACGGTTTTTACAAGATCGAAAACCTGCTGGCCCTGGCCATAGGCCTTGCCATCCTGTTCGGTGCCTTTGAGATCTTCAAGATCTTTCTCGCCGGCAAATCCCCCCTGCCCAGCAACGTCCCCATCGGCGTAGCCGCAGTGCTGCTGGGCATGGCCCTGGACTTCTTCTGGGGTCGCTTTGAGGCCCGCGTGGGGCGCGAGATCAACTCCCCCGGCATCGAGGCCAGCGGCACCCACACCCTATCCGATGTCTTCTCCTCCCTGGTGGTACTGGTCGGGCTGCTGGGCTCCCTGTTCGGCTACAACCTGGACCGCTGGGCGGCGCTGATCGTCTCCCTGATGATCACCCGCATGGGCCTGATCATCATCTGGGATAACGTCCGCGTGCTGCTGGACATCGCCGTAGAGCCGGAACGACTGGCCAGCTACCGCAAGATCATCGAACGCCAACCTGGGGTGCTCGACGTACACGCGGTGCGCGGGCGCAACTCCGGCAGCTTCCGCTTCGTCGATGCCGAGGTGGTGGTATCCGCCTTCGAGATCGACGCCGCAGAGGCCATTGCCCAACAGATAGAGCAGGCCCTGAAGGAGGAAGACTCGGCAATAGACTCGGCCTTCATTCACTACCGCCACGAACTGCCCAGGCAGATAAAGCTCTACGTCCCCACCGATGCCAGCGGAACCATCATCAGCGACTGCTTCGGCAAGGCCAGCCACTTCAGCCGCATCCTCTACGACCGCCAGACCCAGCAGGTGCTGCAACGGGAGGTACAGCAAAACCCCTTCAACGACGAGGAAGAACACCGCGGCATCCGCCTGGCCAGCCACCTGATCGACCAGGGCGCGGACAGCGTCTGCTGCCGTGAAGACCTGGAAAACAAAGGCCCCGGCCTGATGCTGCACCGCTTCGGCATAGACCTGCGCCGAACCGAAGAGCCCCAACTCGACCGGGTGCTGGAGGACTACCTGGAGAGCACCAAATCCATGTTTCAACCCAGAAGGTAA
- a CDS encoding response regulator transcription factor yields MSASPFSLLTGQGYPCWGVGSAEAFYKQLMHQEADIVLVDLGLPGEDGLSLAQHLRQHSACGIIIITASGGRDDRLTGLGAGADDYLVKPVDPDELHLRIDNLWQRIHNNQPSPTPALLTWHFDPSQQILTSPQGQSLLLSQHTGRSGTL; encoded by the coding sequence GTGTCAGCGTCTCCATTCAGCCTGCTGACCGGCCAGGGCTACCCCTGCTGGGGTGTCGGCAGCGCCGAAGCCTTCTACAAACAACTCATGCACCAGGAAGCCGACATCGTCCTGGTCGATCTCGGTCTGCCCGGGGAAGACGGCCTCAGCCTTGCTCAACATCTACGCCAGCACAGCGCCTGCGGCATCATTATCATCACGGCCAGTGGCGGCCGAGACGACCGCCTCACCGGCCTGGGCGCGGGCGCGGACGACTATCTGGTCAAGCCGGTGGACCCGGATGAACTCCACCTGCGCATCGACAACCTCTGGCAACGCATACACAACAACCAGCCCAGCCCAACGCCCGCGCTATTGACCTGGCACTTCGACCCAAGCCAACAGATCCTCACCAGCCCGCAAGGCCAAAGCCTGCTGCTGAGTCAGCACACGGGGCGTTCCGGCACATTGTAA
- a CDS encoding DUF3368 domain-containing protein, translating into MARQRGLIPSAKAVFARLHASDFRISAAVISTILRQVGEAD; encoded by the coding sequence ATGGCCCGCCAGCGGGGATTGATACCCTCCGCCAAGGCGGTGTTTGCTCGTTTGCACGCCTCCGACTTTCGCATTTCTGCCGCCGTGATCTCGACGATCTTGCGCCAGGTGGGCGAGGCGGATTGA
- a CDS encoding Rpn family recombination-promoting nuclease/putative transposase encodes MNQSIPPDDLLDPKNDYVFKRLFAEAPALLAALINAVRSDKPPVEVVEVLNPRIEPDEITGKFIVLDILVKDQHGRLFNVEMQIRRFDPWSARSTYYLARALSGQISSGEDYFNLKPVIGIHLLDFDLFDQPENANQAQWCFELRDRNNPQVKLGDELKLHIIELSKADRLGHTQGPLADWIKLFEHWQEDNTMQTIDYPPVQQALDKLKGLSADEETRRMAFVRERAMMDESSALRAATERGLQQGMQQGKREEATAILARLLTKRFGPLSEETRVRLSEATLDQLDLWADRILDAPSVTAVFDGH; translated from the coding sequence ATGAATCAATCAATCCCGCCAGACGACCTGCTCGACCCGAAAAACGACTACGTCTTCAAGAGGCTGTTTGCTGAGGCCCCGGCCCTGCTCGCCGCCCTGATCAACGCCGTGCGCAGCGACAAACCGCCGGTTGAGGTGGTGGAGGTCCTCAATCCGCGCATCGAACCCGACGAAATCACTGGCAAATTCATCGTCCTCGACATCCTGGTCAAGGATCAGCACGGCCGCCTGTTCAATGTCGAAATGCAGATCCGCCGCTTCGACCCCTGGAGCGCCCGCAGCACCTATTACCTCGCCCGCGCCCTTTCCGGCCAAATCAGCAGCGGCGAGGATTACTTCAACCTGAAACCCGTCATCGGCATCCATCTGCTGGATTTTGACCTGTTCGACCAGCCGGAAAACGCCAACCAGGCACAATGGTGCTTTGAATTGCGCGACCGCAACAATCCGCAGGTCAAGCTCGGCGATGAGCTAAAATTGCACATTATTGAACTCAGCAAAGCGGACCGCCTGGGCCATACCCAGGGCCCTCTGGCGGACTGGATCAAACTGTTTGAACACTGGCAGGAGGACAACACCATGCAAACCATCGACTACCCACCGGTACAACAGGCACTGGACAAACTCAAAGGCCTCAGCGCCGACGAGGAAACCCGGCGCATGGCCTTTGTGCGCGAACGGGCGATGATGGATGAATCGTCGGCACTGCGGGCGGCGACGGAGAGGGGGCTGCAGCAGGGTATGCAGCAGGGCAAACGTGAAGAGGCTACCGCCATTCTAGCTCGGCTACTGACCAAACGCTTTGGCCCTTTGTCAGAGGAGACCCGCGTGCGCTTGTCGGAAGCGACCCTTGATCAACTCGATCTCTGGGCTGACCGGATTCTGGACGCGCCGAGCGTGACGGCTGTGTTTGATGGCCATTGA
- a CDS encoding ATP-binding protein — protein sequence MKRKKLPTGIANLREMREEDHYYVDKTAYALRLIDEGKYYFLSRPRRFGKSLFLDTLAELFQANEPLFRGLHAHGHWDWSIQYPVIRLSFGGGLMRDRAQLEAKFRELLDINQARLGISCRQPTAPGCFAELIQSAEQKYGQRVVILVDEYDKPIVDNLTQPDLAREMRDGLRNLYSVIKDNDAQIKFAFITGVSKFSKVSIFSGLNNLEDITLNAGYSAICGYTEDDLDEVFAPELEGLDRQQIRDWYNGYNWTGEAVYNPYDLLLLLRNRQFRSYWFETGTPTFLIDVMTGRGVFSPNLESLSGDEDLLGSFDIDHISTEALLWQTGYLTIQGQRHTGARIDYQLGYPNLEVRSALNNSLTKALMGDRSQASRGMSRLYDSLMSGDFERLHQHFHSLYASIPHDWYRNNPITQYEGYWASVFYSHFAALGLDIRLEDATNQGRLDMALLFNGQVWLFEFKVVELFPEGKALEQLKIKNYAEKYQSLKQPIHLIGIEFSTEQRNLIAFEVETLGQGRADGPYT from the coding sequence ATGAAACGCAAGAAACTCCCCACCGGCATTGCCAACCTGCGCGAGATGCGCGAGGAGGATCATTACTATGTGGACAAAACCGCCTATGCCCTGAGGCTGATCGATGAGGGCAAATACTACTTCCTCTCCCGCCCGCGCCGCTTTGGCAAATCCCTTTTTCTCGATACCCTGGCCGAGCTGTTTCAGGCCAATGAGCCGCTGTTTCGTGGCCTCCATGCCCACGGCCACTGGGATTGGTCGATCCAATACCCTGTCATTCGGCTGAGCTTTGGTGGTGGCCTGATGCGCGATCGGGCGCAGCTGGAGGCCAAGTTCCGCGAATTGCTCGATATCAACCAGGCCAGGCTGGGCATCAGCTGCCGCCAACCCACCGCTCCGGGCTGTTTTGCCGAGCTGATCCAGAGCGCCGAGCAAAAATACGGCCAGCGCGTGGTCATTCTGGTGGACGAATACGACAAGCCCATTGTCGATAACCTGACCCAGCCTGACCTGGCCCGCGAGATGCGCGATGGCCTGCGCAACCTCTACTCGGTGATCAAGGACAACGACGCCCAGATCAAATTCGCCTTCATCACCGGCGTGTCCAAGTTCAGCAAGGTGAGCATCTTCTCTGGCCTGAACAACCTGGAAGACATCACCCTGAATGCCGGCTATTCGGCCATCTGTGGCTATACCGAGGATGATCTGGATGAGGTATTCGCCCCGGAGCTGGAAGGCCTGGACCGGCAGCAAATTCGCGACTGGTACAATGGCTACAACTGGACCGGCGAGGCGGTGTATAACCCCTATGACCTCTTGCTGCTGCTGCGTAACCGGCAATTCCGCTCTTATTGGTTCGAGACGGGCACGCCGACCTTTTTGATCGATGTGATGACTGGCCGGGGTGTCTTCAGCCCAAACCTGGAATCCCTGAGCGGTGACGAGGATCTGCTGGGCTCGTTCGATATCGATCACATCAGCACCGAGGCCCTGCTCTGGCAGACCGGCTACCTGACCATCCAGGGTCAGCGCCACACGGGTGCCCGTATCGACTACCAGCTCGGCTATCCCAATCTGGAGGTGCGCAGCGCCCTGAACAACAGCCTGACCAAGGCGCTGATGGGGGATCGCAGCCAGGCCAGCCGGGGCATGAGCCGCCTCTACGACAGCCTGATGAGCGGCGACTTCGAGCGACTACACCAGCACTTCCACAGCCTCTACGCCAGCATCCCCCACGATTGGTACCGCAACAACCCCATCACCCAGTACGAAGGCTACTGGGCCAGCGTCTTCTACAGCCACTTCGCCGCCCTGGGGCTGGATATCCGCCTGGAAGACGCCACCAATCAGGGTCGGCTGGACATGGCCCTGCTGTTCAACGGCCAGGTCTGGCTGTTCGAATTCAAGGTGGTGGAACTGTTCCCGGAGGGCAAGGCGCTGGAGCAGCTGAAGATCAAGAACTATGCCGAAAAGTATCAATCACTCAAACAGCCCATCCACCTCATCGGCATAGAGTTCAGCACGGAGCAGCGTAATCTGATTGCCTTTGAGGTGGAAACCCTGGGCCAAGGAAGGGCAGATGGTCCATACACATAG
- a CDS encoding sulfoxide reductase heme-binding subunit YedZ codes for MSIAPSSAPGTRVSDPRLQLIKIGLFLASLSPLYEIAWYALSGRFGDYPSWEIIGMTGEASLIFLLLTLSVTPLRKWTGWNGLIKIRRMLGLFAFFYATLHFLVYIWREDNFIVHEFFLDVAKLPYITVGFLAWLMLIPVAATANDPMMKKAGKNWKRIHSMVYPITFFSVLHYLLVRTWNPTDVLWYAAILVGLLAYRFYHARSIKEWVF; via the coding sequence ATGAGCATAGCACCCAGTTCGGCACCCGGCACCAGGGTCAGCGACCCCAGGCTGCAACTGATCAAGATCGGCCTGTTTCTGGCCTCCCTCTCGCCCCTGTATGAGATCGCCTGGTACGCCCTGAGCGGGCGCTTTGGTGATTACCCCTCCTGGGAGATCATCGGCATGACCGGCGAGGCCTCGCTCATCTTCCTCCTACTGACCCTGAGCGTGACCCCGCTGCGCAAGTGGACCGGCTGGAACGGCCTGATCAAGATCCGCCGCATGCTCGGTCTGTTCGCCTTTTTCTACGCCACCCTGCACTTTCTGGTGTACATCTGGCGCGAGGACAACTTCATTGTGCACGAGTTCTTCCTCGACGTGGCCAAGCTGCCCTACATCACCGTGGGCTTTCTCGCTTGGCTGATGCTGATCCCGGTAGCGGCCACGGCCAATGACCCGATGATGAAAAAGGCCGGCAAGAACTGGAAGCGCATCCATTCCATGGTCTATCCCATCACCTTTTTCTCGGTACTGCATTACCTGCTGGTTCGCACCTGGAACCCCACCGACGTGCTCTGGTACGCCGCCATCCTGGTCGGCCTGCTGGCCTATCGCTTCTACCATGCCCGCAGTATCAAGGAATGGGTTTTCTGA
- a CDS encoding DUF3391 domain-containing protein: MSEIKVPIEKAQVGMYLVGIDVSWMKSPFYKHRFLLSSTDMIKQLASCGVKQISVDRDKSTCSFDGEEKKPAKAPPPANRELPPASLSKELSHAKNLRVQSVKQLGVMLNGAMEEGASMDVSAMASIVEETHNSTLRNAHALINLFHLSNRYDDLATHCYGVMSLALMLGQRMDMSDDELSMLGSASLLMDVGWSRLPTQLLKNLVPYTEDEYAQVQTHVDLSVELLESAGVDSQIIDLVAKHHEHLDGSGYFSQYRGADVPLMAQIMALADHYDSLIKGYYDSGPVIPATALKQIYLAGQKGSHSMELIELLIQLVGVYPVSSAVQLDTGEKGLVTQVNWRDALRPKVRIFYSKQGLNLMKPMDVDLYQKDRSDGRKIAKVLDPSDPRQDPQGLLGYSLEG; encoded by the coding sequence ATGTCTGAAATCAAGGTTCCGATTGAAAAGGCCCAGGTGGGTATGTATCTGGTAGGCATAGATGTCTCCTGGATGAAGAGCCCCTTCTACAAGCATCGTTTTTTGCTCAGCTCCACCGACATGATCAAGCAGTTGGCCTCCTGCGGGGTCAAGCAGATCAGCGTGGACCGGGACAAGAGCACGTGCAGCTTTGACGGCGAGGAAAAAAAACCAGCCAAGGCCCCGCCACCGGCCAACCGGGAGCTGCCGCCGGCCAGCCTGAGCAAGGAGCTGAGTCACGCCAAGAACCTGCGCGTACAGTCGGTCAAACAGCTGGGGGTGATGCTGAATGGGGCCATGGAGGAAGGGGCAAGCATGGATGTCTCGGCCATGGCCAGTATCGTCGAAGAAACGCACAATTCCACACTGCGCAATGCACACGCCCTGATCAACCTGTTCCACCTGTCCAATCGCTACGATGACCTGGCCACCCATTGCTATGGAGTGATGAGCCTGGCCCTGATGCTGGGTCAACGCATGGATATGAGCGATGATGAGCTGTCCATGCTGGGCAGCGCCAGCCTACTGATGGACGTGGGCTGGTCGAGGTTGCCCACGCAACTGCTGAAAAACCTGGTGCCCTATACCGAAGATGAGTACGCCCAGGTGCAGACCCATGTGGACCTGAGCGTGGAGCTGTTGGAGTCGGCCGGGGTGGATAGCCAGATCATCGATCTGGTGGCCAAGCATCATGAACACCTGGACGGCAGCGGCTATTTCAGCCAGTACCGGGGCGCGGACGTGCCGCTGATGGCGCAGATCATGGCCCTGGCGGACCACTACGACAGCCTGATCAAGGGCTATTACGACTCCGGCCCGGTGATCCCGGCCACGGCCTTGAAGCAGATCTATCTGGCAGGTCAAAAGGGCAGCCACAGCATGGAACTCATCGAACTGCTGATCCAGCTGGTCGGCGTCTATCCCGTATCCAGCGCGGTACAGCTGGATACCGGCGAGAAGGGCCTGGTGACCCAGGTGAACTGGCGTGATGCCCTGCGCCCCAAGGTGCGTATCTTCTATTCCAAACAGGGCCTGAACCTGATGAAGCCCATGGATGTGGACCTGTATCAGAAAGACCGCTCCGATGGACGCAAGATCGCCAAGGTACTCGACCCCAGCGACCCACGGCAGGACCCCCAGGGCCTGCTCGGCTATAGCCTTGAAGGATGA
- a CDS encoding transcriptional repressor produces the protein MSEDELRLAGLRVTGPRLKVLAVLEEYQDNHLSADDVYRTLLEAGEDVGVASVYRILAQFEAAGMVKRLAFNADRSVYELADEAHHDHMICKHCGTVEEFCDAGLETKLDALAQASGFRPLYHDLNLYGICASCGQKTGDRGLRTED, from the coding sequence ATGTCAGAAGACGAACTGCGTCTGGCCGGGTTGCGCGTTACCGGACCCCGTCTCAAGGTGCTTGCTGTATTGGAGGAATATCAGGATAATCATTTAAGTGCAGATGATGTTTACCGTACCCTGCTAGAAGCGGGAGAGGATGTGGGCGTGGCCAGTGTCTATCGTATCCTGGCCCAGTTCGAGGCGGCCGGCATGGTCAAGCGCCTGGCATTCAACGCCGATCGCTCGGTCTATGAACTGGCCGATGAGGCCCACCACGACCACATGATCTGCAAGCACTGCGGTACCGTAGAGGAATTCTGCGATGCCGGACTGGAGACCAAGCTCGATGCCCTGGCCCAGGCCAGCGGCTTCCGCCCCCTGTACCACGACCTCAATCTGTACGGCATCTGCGCAAGCTGCGGACAGAAGACAGGGGACAGGGGACTGAGGACTGAGGACTGA
- the rplU gene encoding 50S ribosomal protein L21 codes for MYAVIQTGGKQYRVAPGDTVRVEKLDAETGASVELDKVLMLAKDDDIRVGTPYVDGGRVSATIKAHGRHKKVKIIKFRRRKHHMKRQGHRQWYTELEINEING; via the coding sequence ATGTATGCCGTAATTCAGACCGGGGGCAAACAGTACCGGGTAGCGCCCGGTGACACGGTGCGAGTCGAAAAGCTCGACGCCGAAACCGGTGCCAGCGTAGAGCTGGACAAGGTGCTGATGCTCGCCAAAGACGATGACATCCGGGTGGGAACCCCCTATGTTGACGGCGGCAGGGTCAGCGCGACCATCAAGGCCCACGGGCGTCACAAGAAGGTCAAGATCATCAAGTTCCGCAGGCGCAAGCACCACATGAAGCGGCAGGGTCACCGGCAGTGGTACACCGAGCTTGAAATCAACGAAATCAACGGGTAA